Genomic window (Lewinellaceae bacterium):
GCCGTTTCTATTACGACACAGCGGCTCCACAAGTCCTTATTGGAAGTGAATACCACATCGACGTTATTCAGGTTTTCCAGCTTCATCTGGCTGCGTATGATGCCCCCCGCGCTGTTATTTGTCCATACCGGAGTAATGAACTGCACTTCGCCGGTAAAGACCGAAGAGCCTCTCGATCTCCAATCCAAAAGATAGTAGGGAAGGAAAGGCGACTGGCCATATTGGGCAAGGCCGCCGTCGGGGTCAATCGCAGCGTCAATCTGGCCGGCATTCAGAGAAGTGTAATCGAATAAGGCGTCGTCGAAACCTACCGTAGGGATAAGGTCGGTGCCTTCCGGGAAAAAGCCATACCACGGCTCCGATGTTATATCGCGGTACCTGATTTCACTGGGTATGTACCCATTGCTTTTGGTATCCTTGGCGCCAGGTTCTGAAACCTGCCCGATGGAAACCGTAAAGCCATAGTCGCGAACGATCTGTTCATTCAGCTGGGCAATGGATTTTTCGGATACGACCCGGTAGCTGCCGTCATTGGGGAATAGCGTCATTTCCCAGTGGGCATCCTGATCCAGGGCATCATCCTGCAGGTTTGCGTCCACAAACTTCAGCTCGAAGTTGCCGTCCTTGACATCCAGAGGATTAAATACCTGGATATTCAGCGGGCCGCGGCCCTCGGCATAGGTCAATTCCCCTATCGACTTCTCCTCTTTGAGGAAAGCCTCTTCGAGCAAAGCCCGGGTCTCGTCGCTCAAATCGACGAAATTGCCGCCATTGCCCAGCCCGTCAATACGGGTAATCGTTGCGCCGGCGCCGAAGTCGGCGTTGAGTTGCCGGTCGACGATTGGCCGCGGGATGGCGGTGTAGGGCAGGCCGTCGCCATTGGGGCCGATGTTTCTGCGGCCTTCCAGATAGGGCTTGCGCTGGCCGATGATGTCTTTCGGGTCAAATGGCTCGTATTCGTTGAAGGCATAAGCCACTGCGGCAAAGTAGTACTTCTTGTGGTTGACCAGCCGGCGGTCTTCGGAGGCGAAAGCATCTTCGCTCACCCGGAAAGTATGCCGGATGCCGGAATCGCCACCGTCGACCATCAGCGTAGGCACATAATAGTCTTCTTCAACCGGCGCGTCAACGGTGTTCCAGTTGAAGACCCGGCTAACGCCATTTCTGATATCAACCTGATAGATGAGGCGAGCCTTGGAGGGATCGGCTACATTTTCGGGGCTGAGGCCAATATTTGAGCCGCTGACCTGATAAATCTTGTAGCCTTCAAAACGGTAGAAGCTGTCCTGGGCCAGGGATGGAATTTCCAGGCCTACCTCCTTGTATTCTTCAAAAGCATTATTGGAAACGGTAAGAATAGTGTCATTGGTAAGGACGATGATCAGCTCGCGGTCCAGCTCGATGATATCCAGGTCCGGGGCATCCGGGCCGTCGGTGAGGTCAAAACAGTTATCGAACAGGGCCTGAGCGATGTCATCCGCTTCCTGCAACCTGCGGATGCTGGGGCAGGGATAGGATTGATCGGGCACCCAAACCACGCCAATGATCAGCTCATTGACTGCGCCGGGGTCCAGGCGGAAAGGCCCGGAAGCCTGAATGGTGCGGCGGTCGCCTTCACCCAGGCCAGCCGTACACATCGACCAGCCGTTGGGGTCGTCGGGAGCTTCGGTAAAGGCATACCGGATGGGGTCTCCGTCCTGGTAAGCATCATCGCCATACGTGAAGGGGCTGCCGTCGCGCCAGGAACCGGTCAGGTAGCGATAGTATTCCAGGGCATTGCCGGGATCCTGCATGGCTGCAGGCCAGTTGCCGGGAGAGGTGTTATTGAAATAGGTAAAGGAAGACATCCCCAATTCCACAATCGTATCCGGCTCTTCGCCCCGGCCGGGGTTGAGCAGGGTGCCATTGGGGCCAAAGACCTTCGGCCCCAGCGGGCCGCGGAAGTAGTCAATTCCCAGAACGGGCACCTCGTCGCAGTAAGTATTTACCCCACCCGGGCAGGAGCAGCCGGTCTGGCCATCCAGCACATCCTCATTATACACGACGGCAAGGCTTCGCAGGGTATCGCATCCGATGTAGTCATCGGTATAACATCCCAGGTCGGGGTCGACCCACATGGCAAAGAAAGCGCTGTCAATCGGCTCGATAGCCCGGTTGATCAGCTTGTAGCGCTGGAAAGTCATGTCGTTGAGTTCGTCGTTGGTAGCATAGCCAAAGGCCTGCACCTGAATTTCCATCTGTATGGGGTCGCCATTCGACTGAGCGTGGATGTTGCCGTTGTCGTTATAAATCCAGAAGATCATTTCATCCGGATACTGGGGCTTTTCGCAGCCCCGGATTTCGATGATCGGATAGTCGCCGTTCTGCGGGTTGTAGAGCCCGTCTCCGTCTTCGTCCCAGAAGCCGGCAAGTCCCTGGCTGGTGTTGGGCAGTTCAAAGCCGTTGACATCCAGGAAGAAGGGGTTGCCTCTTCCCGGCCAACCGCGGACGCCCTTGGGGATAGAGGAAGGTTCATAAGTGCCGCCGGAATTAATTGTTTCCTCGAACTTGCCGATGTGCTCATCGATCTCTGCGCCGGTCACAACAAAGAATGCATCCCACTCAGAACAGATTTCCTGGTCGGTCGTGCCCGGATCCGGGTCATCCTCATTTTCCTTTTCCGGAAAAAGCGGGCCGGGCCAGAAATCTTCCCCCCGGCTGCTATAGGTCTGGGCGGCTACCTTGAGGTTGCCGGCCTCATCTACGCCGCCAAGCCACACGGCGCCGGCATACAAAGAGGATACTTCCGGTACTCCGGGAGGTACTTTGGGAACGACATAACGGCCGTCGCCGCTTCCATCCCACCAAACGTCGCCACCGGTAAGAAGCCGGGCGCGAACGTTGTTGACTGCCTGGTCCCGCTGGGCTTTGGCTGCATTGCAACTTTCCCTGAAGGTTACCTTATTATTGTTGTTAGGGGCTTCGGCTTGCGACTCGCTGGGGTTGATGTGGGCAGAAGCCACAGCTACTGCAAGAACCACACCCAACAAGCTGAATAATATTTTACGCATAGCACAATAGTTTTTTTATGAATGATTTGACGGGAACTGCCGGGAGGAAGCACATCCTCATCCGGGACGTGCTTCCTCGGGCAGGAAGCCCGATGTATTAAAAGTCAAAAATTGCTCCTAAATAAATCCTCCGAGGCAAACTGAAGAAGTTAGGATTCAGAATGCGCCACTGGTAGGAAGCCAGGAATGCTTCCAGGCTGCGTTGAGAACTTGCGATGTTATCGACCGTCCCTTGTCCTTCCGGAGTGCGCAGGAAGCCGTCGTCTTCCGGCGAGCCGGTAGCCTCATAAACATTGATCACGTTGGAGCGGTCCAGCAGGTTGGAAACGCGAACGTAAACGTTCAGGCCGAGCTGGCTGCCCAGGTCAAAGTTTTTGTCCAGGCGCAGGTTGAGCGTGAAGTTCCATGGCTTGCGAGCGCCGTTGACCGCGCCGATGGTGCCGGCGCCGGTCAGCTGCTGAGCCTGCTGCTTTGCCGTATAAGGGCGGCCGGAAACCCCAATGGCCTGCAGGTTGAGGCCGGCGTTGGCGAAAATATCCGCTCCGAATAAACGCGGGCCGGTATATTTGTTGCCGGTGGCGTAACGGTAATCCATGGAAGCGACGATGCGGTGGCGCTCATCAAAATTGAGGGGGAAGAGCGTCCGCAGGTTGCCCCGGCTACTCAGGCCACGCTGAGAATCTGCATCCGAACCGGTGCCGTCGGCAAACTGCAGGGTATAGTTGGCGTTGAACGTGATGTTGCCTGTCCGCCGCATATCGTACTGGAAAGAAAAGCCCTTGACCGTGCCAAAGTCCTGGTTGTCGTAAGTCGTATACTGTCCGACGATGGGAACCGGGAAGAAGGTGCGGACCTGGATCATATCCCGCATCTCCTTGTAATAAGCGGCGATCTTCAGCGCGGAAGTATTGGACAGCTTCTGCTGGAAGCCCACCTCGTAGTCGATGGTGCGCTCCGGCTTCAGGTTGGGGTTGTTCTGGAAGGTAGTGCTGCTGGCACGTTCTGCGAAGTAGAAATAGTCATCCGGCGTAGCGATCGTATTGGAGGGCGGGCGCTGCACCAGGATGTCGTAGTGAGCGAAAAAGTTGGCCTCGTCGGAGATCGGGAAAGAGAAGGCCAGGCGGGGCATAAAGTTCACCTGCACTTCGTAATCCTCGAAGGAAGCATTGATATCGAAGCCCCGCTTCTTGATGTAGTCGATATCATCGCGCACGTTCAAATCCCGGTATACCGGGTTGACCACACCGCCCTGGAAGATGAGCGCGGGGTTGTTCACCGGGTTGCCGTTGGACTGGTACCACTGGTCGCCGTCGCGGTAGGCCAGCACCTGTTCGCCGGATTCATCGGTGGCGTACACGCTGAAGTTGTCGCCGATGTTGCCGGGGCGCTCCCCGCCGAATTCGCCATGGTAATCAGCGGCTCCCTGTATCTCATACAGAGAGTAGTTGTCTTTCAGCACTTTGGTATTCGCATCGTAGCGGTCGATGCGCAGGCCCAGGCGGAAGATGATGTCCTTAAAAGTGAACTTGTCCTGAATATAAGCGGCGCCGTAGATGGGCCGGTTGGGCGCTACCGGGAAAGTACGGATGCCCGTATTGGGGTCGCCGGTAGTCGTCATGGTGAAGAAATCTTCGAAATTGCCGTCGAAGTTCTCCCCCAGGTAGGTATACCCATAATAACCCAGCAGTTGGAAATCGTTCAGTTCCTTGGCGGAGAACATATCCAGGCTGAGGTCTTCCGGGCGCAGGCCGTCGACGTTGACGTAGTCGGTCAGCGCGTCTCCGGTCACTTCGCGGACGCGCTTGTAAAACAGAGCGTCTGCCCCTTCGGCAATAGCTACCTGATGAAGCGGCGTAATGACCTCTGAGCCTAAGACGACGATGGTGTCATAGCCAATGATCGGAGTAGTTGCCTTGCCATTTTCATCGAACGGAATACCCTGGATGTGATTGTTGGACAACTGGCGGGCCAATTGCCACAGTGCGCGCGGCAAAATGTCGTACTGGCGGTTGGTGCGCTGTTCATACCAAACCCCTAACTGGATATTGTGCCGGCCCTGGTCAGAACCTCCGGGCACCAGGTCGAAAGAAGCCCGGGCCTGGAAAGTATAGGTATCGTTGTCCTGCTTGCGGTTGCGGTTGTAAACCGTTCCGACGTTGGTGTGGAAATTCCAGGAATTATTGTATACATCAATCGTCCTGCCATTGATCGTATTGAAACCATCGATGGTTGCGGGCAGGGTTCCATCCTCGCCTGCAGACAATGGATTGTTATAAGCGGCCAGCACCGGGTTGATATTCGGGTCGGGTTCGTAGCCGGTCAGCACCTGGCGGTAATCGAGGTGGGTCCGGACCAGGTTCCCCATCGAATCTACGGTGATTCCGCTGAAGGTCGGCACCCATTCCTGGTCGAATCGGCCGATGTAGCCGTAATCGAACCAATTCTCTTCGTGGTTGAAATCGTAGTGGTCGTACAGCTCCTTTTCATAACCGAACTGCAGAGTATAGCTGGCGTTCTGGATCAGGGCCCCTTTGCTGGAGCGGTCATCCTCCGAAGTAGCGCCGCCGAGGCGGTGGCGGAAGCGGAAGTTGCCCCGGTACGTCCGGTCGAATTCGATGGGGTTGTTGTGGCTGTTCAGCACCCGCCAGTTGGCCAGGGTCCGGCTATCCTCATTGGGCGTAAAGCGGTTTTCCTCGCGGTTGAAGGCGCCGGTAAAGGTCAGGTCGATGGCGTCGCTGAGGCGGGCGTCGATCTTGGCGGTGAGGTCGTAGCGCTGATAGTCTTCAAAGGGTTGATAGTCCAGGACGTTGACATCTTCATTGGTCAGGAAATCGGCAGCTACCAATTGATTGCCTCCGACTTCGATAACCGGGTTGGCCTCGAGCTGGGCCAGGGCGTCATCTTTGATGCGGTAAACGTTTACCGCCGTTGGGTCGTCATCGAGCTGGTCGGTAAGGCGGCCGGCCACGCGGAAGCCCAGGATGGAAGTCCGGCTGCCATCCGCTTCGGTGCGTTGAAGGATGGGGCCGCTGAAGTTGAAGCCAAGCAGGCTCTGGTCGAAGGGGTCGGTAAAGCGGGAAGTCTCCGCTTCGATGCCTCCGGAAAACTGGCTGGATGGGCCTTTGGTGGTAATGGAAATGATGCCGCCGGTGACGTCGCCGTACTGCGCTTCGATGCCGCCGGTGATCACCTGCAACTGATCGATCTCCGATTCCGGGATCAGGTTGCCCCGAACGCGGATCCCATCGATGTAATAATCGGTGGCGTTGTCCCGCGAACCCCGAACCG
Coding sequences:
- a CDS encoding TonB-dependent receptor, which codes for MARFLLLFFSLLITGAGAYAQTTLQGKVTDQETGEPILFGSVALYKNGVLTTGTETDFDGNYNFTELDPGTYDVEVSYVGYAKQRTTGVKALAGKANRLDIELTPAGVVLDEVVVTEYRVPLVEQDNTTQGAVITSDQIKNLPTRNINALAATTAGLASADEGDDISVRGSRDNATDYYIDGIRVRGNLIPESEIDQLQVITGGIEAQYGDVTGGIISITTKGPSSQFSGGIEAETSRFTDPFDQSLLGFNFSGPILQRTEADGSRTSILGFRVAGRLTDQLDDDPTAVNVYRIKDDALAQLEANPVIEVGGNQLVAADFLTNEDVNVLDYQPFEDYQRYDLTAKIDARLSDAIDLTFTGAFNREENRFTPNEDSRTLANWRVLNSHNNPIEFDRTYRGNFRFRHRLGGATSEDDRSSKGALIQNASYTLQFGYEKELYDHYDFNHEENWFDYGYIGRFDQEWVPTFSGITVDSMGNLVRTHLDYRQVLTGYEPDPNINPVLAAYNNPLSAGEDGTLPATIDGFNTINGRTIDVYNNSWNFHTNVGTVYNRNRKQDNDTYTFQARASFDLVPGGSDQGRHNIQLGVWYEQRTNRQYDILPRALWQLARQLSNNHIQGIPFDENGKATTPIIGYDTIVVLGSEVITPLHQVAIAEGADALFYKRVREVTGDALTDYVNVDGLRPEDLSLDMFSAKELNDFQLLGYYGYTYLGENFDGNFEDFFTMTTTGDPNTGIRTFPVAPNRPIYGAAYIQDKFTFKDIIFRLGLRIDRYDANTKVLKDNYSLYEIQGAADYHGEFGGERPGNIGDNFSVYATDESGEQVLAYRDGDQWYQSNGNPVNNPALIFQGGVVNPVYRDLNVRDDIDYIKKRGFDINASFEDYEVQVNFMPRLAFSFPISDEANFFAHYDILVQRPPSNTIATPDDYFYFAERASSTTFQNNPNLKPERTIDYEVGFQQKLSNTSALKIAAYYKEMRDMIQVRTFFPVPIVGQYTTYDNQDFGTVKGFSFQYDMRRTGNITFNANYTLQFADGTGSDADSQRGLSSRGNLRTLFPLNFDERHRIVASMDYRYATGNKYTGPRLFGADIFANAGLNLQAIGVSGRPYTAKQQAQQLTGAGTIGAVNGARKPWNFTLNLRLDKNFDLGSQLGLNVYVRVSNLLDRSNVINVYEATGSPEDDGFLRTPEGQGTVDNIASSQRSLEAFLASYQWRILNPNFFSLPRRIYLGAIFDF